Within the Amycolatopsis sp. 195334CR genome, the region CCCCGAGGCCGAACTGCGCGAGCACACCGCGGACATCCCGTTCGCCGTGGTCGCCGATCCCGGCAAGCGCCTCTACCGCGAGTTCGGTGTCGAGGCCGGGACCCGCGCGCTGCTGCACCCGCGGGCGTGGCTGCCGATCGTGCGCAGCATCGCGGCCGGGCTGGCCAGACGGGATCCGGCGCCCGCGTCCAAACAGGAACACGGCAGGCTCGGCCTGCCCGCCGACTTCCTCATCCGCGAGGACGGCACCGTGCTCGCGGTGAAGTACGGCGAGCACATCTACGACCAGTGGAGCGTCGACGAGATCCTCGCCCTCGCACGCGCCGAAACTGACGTACCCCGTCGCTAGGGTGTGCGCCGTGCCGACCGCCGAAGAGATGTTGAGTACCGCCGCCGTCACCGAACTGGGCCGCTGCCTGGGCGAAGCCGCGCCGGAGCTGGACCTGTCCGCGTTGCGCGCGGCGCCGCCCGCGCTCGCGGGGATGAGCTTCAGCGAGCGCGGGCGGTTCGTCCGCGACGCGGTGCTCGCCGGGCTGCCCGAGGACTACGCGGCCTTCGCGGCGGTGGTCCGCACGGCACTGGCGGATCCGCGGTTCACCGGGTGGATGATCTGGCCGGTCACCGAGGCGGTCGCGGTGCGTGCGCTCCCGTCGGACTTCGAGGCCGGGCTGGACCTGCTGGCCGAACTCACCCCGCTGCTCACCGCCGAGTTCGCCATCCGGTCCTTTTTGGACGCCGACCTGGACCGCGCGCTGGCGAAGGCACTGGAGTGGACCACGCACGAGAACGAGCACGTGCGGCGGCTGGCCAGCGAGGGCACCCGGCCGCGGCTGCCGTGGGCGCGGCAGGTCAAGGCGATCACCCGGCGGCCCGCGGCGGCGCTGCCGGTGCTCGACGCGCTGCACCGCGACGAGTCGGAGTACGTGCGCCGCTCGGTCGCCAACCACCTCAACGACCTCAGCAGGCTGGACCCCGAGCTCTGCGTCCGGACCGCCGCCCGCTGGATCGGCGCCTCCCCGCGGCTGATCCGGCACGGCCTGCGCACCCTGGTCAAGCAGGGCGACCCGGCCGCGCTGGAGCTGCTCGGCTTCGGCCCGCCCGCCGGTCTCGCGGTCGACGGCCCGCGCACGCCGGTGGCCGAAGTCGCCATCGGCGAGCACCTCGCCTTCGACTTCACCCTGCTCAACCAGGGCGACGCCCCGCTGACGCTGGCCATCGACTACGTGGTGCACCACCGCAAGGCCAACGGCAGCCTGGCGCCGAAGGTGTTCAAGCTGACCACCCGCACGCTGCCCGCCGGAGCGGCGGCCACGATCGAGCGGAAGCACTCGTTCAAGCCGATCTCGACGCGCGTCTACCACCCCGGGGAGCACGCGCTGGAACTGCAGATCAACGGGCAGCCGTTCGGCAGGCTCCCATTCCGCCTCACGACCTAGCCAGGCGCCCCAGCAGTTCCCCGCCAGGCGAGGCGCTCCAGCGGCCCCGCGTTAGGCGAGGCGCTCCAGCAGCTCACCGGCCAGGCCAAGCGCCCCAGCAGCTCACCGGCCAGGCGCTCCACCAGCTCACCGATCACCGGCCAGGCCAGGCGCTCCCACCAGCTCACCAGCCAGACCAAGCGCCCCACCAGCTCACCGACTAGGCCAGGCGCTCCAGCAGCTCACCGTGGTTGCCCGGCCGCCGGATGGCCGGCGGGCCGGGCTGCCCCAGCGAATGGTCGTCCGCGCGCAACGCGGCCAGGAACCGCACCACCTGCCGCGGGTCCGGCAGCACGTCGTCCCCGCCGAGGTAGGCCAGCACGATCACGTCCTCACCGCACCCCGCCTCGATCGTGGCCGCCCAGCCGTGCTGTTCGTCCCAGATCAGCGCCACGTCCCGCCCCGGGAACCGGGTGAACCGCCAGTCGATGGCGATGTAGGCGGACACCGGCGTGTCCAGGTCCACCGTGCACGATTCGAGCCCGATGCCCAGCGCGGCGGTGACGGCTTCGAGGTAGCCGCGCAGGCCGCGGTTGAACCGGTACTCGACGTCGGAGTCGATCAGGCTGCTCACGGGCGGGGCCTTTCTTCGGGGGACTCGGTGGCGGTACCGGGCCTTTACCCCGCGCACCCGGCGGTCACACCTGGTATCCGGATTTCCCGCCGAAGATCACCCGTTCCGACGTGTGACCGCTCGTCCGAGTGGGTACCCGTCGGTGTCGGGATCGGGCGAAGGGCTGGTACTCCATGCTGAGTCACGATGATCGCGAGCAGTTGAAGAAGATCGAGGAGTGGTTCGAGGCCGCCGAACCCGCCCTGGCCGCCTCCTTCCGCCGCATCGGCGACCGGCGCCGGTTCCGCATCGGCAAGGTCCTGCCGGTCTGCGTGGACGTGCTCGCCGGTTTCCTGCTCACCCTGGCCGTGATCACCGCCAACGCCACCCTGGTGCTGGCCGGCATGCTCGCCCTGGTGATCGGCGTCGGCCTGCACCTCGCCCGCCACCTTCCGGCCGACCAGTCCTGAGCGTCATACGCCGTATTACGCTCAGCGCAGGGTCGTCGCGTAATGCCGGACCAGCTCCGGGAAGCGCGGTTCCTTCGGCGGGCTGGTCGCCTTCACCACGGGCTGCCCGTCCAGCACGAGGGCCAGGTTGTCGAGCGAGATGTGGAACCCGGCGGCGCTGTGCGTGACGTGGCCGGGGTCGGCCATGGTGGTGTCGAGGCTGAGCAGGCAACCGCCGTCGTGCTCGGCCAGCGACCAGTCCAGCAGTTCGCCGTAGCAGCGCCAGACCACCCGGCGCCCGGGTTCCACCGCCACCACCTCGCCCTTCGACGCCTTGCCCCGGCCGAACGCGACCGACAGCGCGCCACCGGGCACGGTGTCCACGCGCATCCGCCACGGGGTCCACGCGGAGAGCTCGGCGTTGTCGGTCAGCGCCCGCCAGACCCTGGCGACCTCGTGCGGGTAGTGCCGGGTGAAGTGGAGCCGCCCGTCCTGGGCGCGCACCTCGAACTCGGTCATGGTGACTCCTTCCGTCATCCTGCCGACGGACGGGACCGGCGCGGACCGACAGCTCAGCCGAAAAAATTCGCCCGGGGTGACCCGCCGGGTGTGCCGGACCAGGTCGAACCACCCGGCCGGGGTGCCATCGAGGTGGTGCCCGTCCTCGGCCGGGTCGTAGGCGGGGCCGACCAGCCGGGTCCTGGCCGGGGCGTGTGCCCAGGCGGCCGGGGCGTCGCGGAGGTCGAGCAGGAAGGTGTCCAGGGCGGCCGTGTCCAGGGTGGCTTCGAGGAAGTCCGGCGGCGGCGCCGGCATCCACGCCGACGGCTCGCCGTGGTGGAAGGTCAGCCCGACCGACAGGTAGGCGTACCGCTCGCGCAGCAGCTTGCCGAGGGTCGGGATGTCGTCCGGGGCGGTGTGCGCGATCCCGCCCCAGTAGACGATCTTCGCCGGGTTCTCCTCGTGCCACCGGGAGATGCCGTCGGCGAGCATGCGCTCGATCCCGGCCCGGTCGCCCGGCAGCTCCGGGGGTCGCGCCGGGTGCACCACGCGGACCGGATCGCCGGGGTGGCGTTCGTTGAACGACCGCACCCAGCGAACGGCGTCGAGGACCTCTTCGGTGCGGAGGAAGGGCCGGGACTCGGCGAGGATCTGCCGCGGATCGCCTTCGCCGGTCCGCACGTGGGCGTCGAGCAGCGCG harbors:
- a CDS encoding peroxiredoxin-like family protein, which gives rise to MAGRIEAGTVLAPREVEVVDGEPVDIPKPGRLVHLQFRRFAGCPVCNVHLRSVTRRHAELAAAGVLEVAVFHSPEAELREHTADIPFAVVADPGKRLYREFGVEAGTRALLHPRAWLPIVRSIAAGLARRDPAPASKQEHGRLGLPADFLIREDGTVLAVKYGEHIYDQWSVDEILALARAETDVPRR
- a CDS encoding DNA alkylation repair protein, which produces MPTAEEMLSTAAVTELGRCLGEAAPELDLSALRAAPPALAGMSFSERGRFVRDAVLAGLPEDYAAFAAVVRTALADPRFTGWMIWPVTEAVAVRALPSDFEAGLDLLAELTPLLTAEFAIRSFLDADLDRALAKALEWTTHENEHVRRLASEGTRPRLPWARQVKAITRRPAAALPVLDALHRDESEYVRRSVANHLNDLSRLDPELCVRTAARWIGASPRLIRHGLRTLVKQGDPAALELLGFGPPAGLAVDGPRTPVAEVAIGEHLAFDFTLLNQGDAPLTLAIDYVVHHRKANGSLAPKVFKLTTRTLPAGAAATIERKHSFKPISTRVYHPGEHALELQINGQPFGRLPFRLTT
- a CDS encoding DUF6292 family protein translates to MSSLIDSDVEYRFNRGLRGYLEAVTAALGIGLESCTVDLDTPVSAYIAIDWRFTRFPGRDVALIWDEQHGWAATIEAGCGEDVIVLAYLGGDDVLPDPRQVVRFLAALRADDHSLGQPGPPAIRRPGNHGELLERLA
- a CDS encoding DUF3040 domain-containing protein; translation: MLSHDDREQLKKIEEWFEAAEPALAASFRRIGDRRRFRIGKVLPVCVDVLAGFLLTLAVITANATLVLAGMLALVIGVGLHLARHLPADQS
- a CDS encoding erythromycin esterase family protein encodes the protein MTTWLDEAAREGLDALGSRAAEAEIVALGVSCRSARELSTMADEMLRYLVEHHGFRALALEGDDVAGALLDAHVRTGEGDPRQILAESRPFLRTEEVLDAVRWVRSFNERHPGDPVRVVHPARPPELPGDRAGIERMLADGISRWHEENPAKIVYWGGIAHTAPDDIPTLGKLLRERYAYLSVGLTFHHGEPSAWMPAPPPDFLEATLDTAALDTFLLDLRDAPAAWAHAPARTRLVGPAYDPAEDGHHLDGTPAGWFDLVRHTRRVTPGEFFRLSCRSAPVPSVGRMTEGVTMTEFEVRAQDGRLHFTRHYPHEVARVWRALTDNAELSAWTPWRMRVDTVPGGALSVAFGRGKASKGEVVAVEPGRRVVWRCYGELLDWSLAEHDGGCLLSLDTTMADPGHVTHSAAGFHISLDNLALVLDGQPVVKATSPPKEPRFPELVRHYATTLR